The following are encoded together in the Cytophagales bacterium genome:
- a CDS encoding tetratricopeptide repeat protein, which yields MIYIMNTKKLTTIFIFCISSFLLFAQQSTVTIAILYFKDGELDKAKSAIDEACVHEKTSSKAKTWFYKGDIYMDIYTSENPAYKNLADNPGEIALQAYKKSIELDGSGGDYAENSKDHLINLAKNAVYVGAAQYQNADYSKALISFILAQKINPKDTNAYLYGAYAAEELKDYKKAKSFYIHLKDNINYKGADVYINLARIFENADNDNEKALQIIKEGRVSQPDNGDLMAAEAHLYQVTGKIDEAIMNLEKLVQKEPTNTDFLINLASFYDTKGETNKAIEYYKKAINIKPNDLDANYSLAVMFYNKGAEIYEKTMDMDLAQYQREGMQLENKANGYFKQSIPYFEKSHNIDPKDKTTLNNLKMIYNSLNMKSDEMRIDQALKNAGN from the coding sequence ATGATTTATATTATGAATACAAAAAAATTAACCACCATCTTCATTTTTTGCATTAGCTCTTTTTTGTTGTTTGCCCAGCAAAGCACAGTTACAATTGCCATTTTATACTTTAAAGATGGTGAATTAGACAAGGCAAAATCTGCAATAGATGAGGCATGTGTACATGAAAAAACATCATCAAAAGCTAAGACATGGTTTTATAAAGGCGATATCTATATGGATATTTATACCTCTGAAAATCCGGCATATAAAAACCTGGCTGATAACCCGGGAGAAATAGCACTTCAAGCTTATAAAAAATCTATTGAATTAGACGGATCCGGAGGTGATTATGCAGAAAATTCTAAAGATCATTTGATCAACCTTGCGAAAAATGCAGTTTATGTGGGAGCTGCACAATATCAGAATGCAGATTATTCAAAAGCCCTGATATCATTTATACTGGCGCAAAAAATTAACCCAAAAGATACAAACGCATATCTCTATGGCGCTTACGCCGCAGAGGAACTTAAAGATTATAAAAAAGCTAAAAGTTTTTATATCCATCTAAAGGACAATATCAACTATAAAGGCGCTGATGTATATATAAATTTAGCGCGTATTTTTGAAAATGCTGATAATGACAACGAAAAGGCTCTGCAAATCATCAAAGAGGGAAGGGTTTCGCAGCCTGATAACGGTGATCTGATGGCTGCAGAAGCCCACCTGTACCAGGTAACCGGCAAAATTGATGAAGCGATCATGAATCTGGAGAAACTCGTACAGAAAGAGCCTACAAACACAGATTTTCTGATCAACCTGGCATCCTTTTACGATACGAAAGGAGAAACTAATAAAGCAATTGAATATTATAAAAAAGCTATAAATATTAAACCAAACGACCTTGATGCCAATTATAGCCTTGCGGTGATGTTTTACAATAAAGGAGCTGAAATATACGAAAAAACCATGGACATGGACCTTGCTCAATACCAAAGAGAGGGTATGCAATTAGAAAACAAGGCGAATGGATATTTTAAGCAATCAATTCCATACTTTGAAAAATCGCATAATATTGATCCTAAAGATAAAACTACGCTTAATAATCTAAAGATGATATACAATTCTTTGAACATGAAGTCTGATGAGATGAGGATAGATCAAGCGCTGAAAAATGCAGGGAATTAA